One genomic window of Falco peregrinus isolate bFalPer1 chromosome 18, bFalPer1.pri, whole genome shotgun sequence includes the following:
- the LOC101915919 gene encoding G protein-activated inward rectifier potassium channel 1-like produces the protein MSAVRRKLGDTYQAVGPARGGTRPERQRFVDKNGRCNVQHGNLGGESSRYLSDLFTTLVDLKWRWNLLIFLLTYTVAWLVMASMWWGIAYLRGDLHRPHDAAYSPCVANVYNFPSAFLFFIETEATIGYGHRYITERCPEGIVLFLFQSLLGSIVDAFLIGCMFIKMSQPKKRAETLMFSRAAVVSQRDGKLCLMFRVGNLRNSHMVSAQIRCKLIKSRQTPEGEFLPLDQCELDVGFGTGADQLFLVSPLTICHEINSKSPFFCLSQRSLRSEQFEIVVILEGIVETTGMTCQARTSYTEDEVLWGHRFLPVMSLEDGFFHVDYSQFHATFEVPTPPYSVKEQEENLSLSSPWNSPADNNKTRREQVCSLECIDIAGEINKLPLKLQKISSRKEDLPRRALRMSSSNTEKTCSTGDLLKIQEISSMSDGEDSDDRIQLKALKLNVEALTQSTGDLQVQKSPPSMCALEMKLEDNFPAKLRKMNSDRLS, from the exons ATGTCGGCCGTGCGCAGGAAGCTGGGGGACACGTACCAGGCGGTgggcccggcccgcggcggcACCCGCCCGGAGCGGCAGCGCTTCGTGGACAAGAATGGGCGCTGCAACGTGCAGCATGGCAACCTGGGCGGCGAGAGCAGCCGCTACCTCTCCGACCTCTTCACCACGCTGGTGGACCTCAAGTGGCGCTGGAACCTGCTCATCTTCCTGCTGACCTACACGGTGGCCTGGCTGGTGATGGCCTCCATGTGGTGGGGCATCGCCTACCTGCGGGGCGACCTGCACCGGCCGCACGACGCCGCTTATAGCCCTTGCGTGGCCAACGTGTACAACTTCCCCTCCGCCTTCCTCTTCTTCATAGAGACCGAGGCCACCATCGGCTACGGCCACCGCTACATTACCGAGCGCTGCCCGGAGGGCATcgtcctcttcctcttccagtCGCTGCTGGGCTCCATCGTGGACGCCTTCCTCATCGGCTGCATGTTCATCAAGATGTCCCAGCCCAAGAAGCGAGCCGAGACCCTCATGTTCAGCCGTGCCGCAGTCGTCTCCCAGCGGGATGGCAAGCTCTGCCTCATGTTCCGTGTCGGCAACCTCCGCAACAGCCACATGGTGTCTGCCCAGATCCGCTGCAAGCTGATCaag TCCCGACAGACACCGGAGGGAGAATTTCTGCCGCTAGACCAGTGTGAACTGGATGTTGGATTTGGAACTGGAGCTGACCAGCTGTTTTTAGTTTCCCCATTAACGATCTGTCATGAAATTAACTCAAAGAGCCCCTTTTTTTGTCTCTCACAAAGATCACTGAGAAGCGAGCAATTTGAAATAGTTGTCATCCTTGAAGGAATCGTTGAGACTACTG GAATGACGTGTCAAGCCAGGACCTCATATACAGAAGATGAAGTTCTTTGGGGTCACAGATTCCTGCCGGTCATGTCCCTAGAAGATGGGTTTTTCCATGTTGATTATTCTCAGTTTCATGCCACGTTTGAAGTCCCCACTCCTCCTTACAGTGTtaaagagcaagaagaaaaccTGTCCCTATCATCTCCTTGGAATAGTCCTGCCGATAATAACAAGACCAGGAGAGAGCAGGTTTGTTCACTTGAGTGTATTGATATCGCAGGAGAGATAAACAAGCTCCCACTCAAACTTCAGAAGATTAGCTCAAGGAAGGAAGACCTTCCAAGAAGAGCCCTGAGAATGAGTTCCAGTAACACAGAGAAGACTTGCAGTACTGGAGATCTCTTGAAAATTCAAGAAATAAGTTCCATGTCTGATGGTGAAGACAGTGATGACAGGATACAGCTGAAAGccttaaaattaaatgttgagGCTTTGACTCAGTCGACCGGCGATCTCCAGGTACAGAAGAGCCCTCCCAGTATGTGTGCTCTGGAGATGAAACTGGAAGATAATTTTCCTGCCAAACTTCGAAAAATGAACTCTGATCGCCTCTCCTAA